The following coding sequences lie in one Psychrobacter arenosus genomic window:
- a CDS encoding YqaJ viral recombinase family nuclease has protein sequence MNMIALNSTTQPRQAKRVTVKFKPSIVKTKQNDTADKPAQSNTSTTAKRLINTKDLSREDWLQVRKQGIGSSDAAAACGIHPYLSMLELWMIKTGRMSSDIDESIEGYSPLYWGNTLEPMVAKYYQEHTGNKVRRVNAILQHSEQPFMLANLDYAITGSGEVQILECKTAGEHGAKLWKHGVPLYVTCQVQHQLAVTGKQAAHICVLLCGHEAKIYKVERDERLIESIMKHERQFWQYVETDTPPTPDHSESAAKALKLLYPTPKPSSKVDLRDDDGANKLFEQLLSYRDYMQELEQRHDQVKHQLQTLIADNEVAVFDKGAISWKRSKDSISLDSKAVIKAHPELLAKFSKTKQGSRRFVILND, from the coding sequence ATGAACATGATCGCATTAAACAGCACGACTCAGCCAAGACAAGCCAAACGTGTTACCGTGAAGTTTAAACCATCAATAGTGAAAACCAAGCAAAATGATACTGCTGATAAACCTGCCCAATCTAATACTTCAACGACTGCTAAGCGTTTGATTAATACTAAAGATTTAAGCCGTGAGGACTGGCTACAAGTACGCAAGCAAGGCATTGGCAGCTCTGATGCTGCGGCTGCCTGTGGTATTCATCCGTATCTCTCTATGCTGGAATTATGGATGATTAAGACAGGACGTATGAGCTCCGACATCGATGAGAGCATTGAAGGATATTCACCACTCTATTGGGGCAATACCTTAGAGCCGATGGTGGCTAAATACTATCAAGAACATACCGGCAATAAGGTACGCCGCGTGAACGCTATCTTACAGCATTCTGAGCAGCCATTCATGCTAGCAAATTTAGACTATGCCATTACTGGTAGTGGTGAGGTACAGATTTTAGAGTGCAAAACCGCTGGTGAACATGGTGCCAAGCTCTGGAAGCATGGCGTACCCTTGTATGTCACCTGCCAAGTACAACATCAGCTGGCGGTTACAGGCAAACAGGCTGCGCATATCTGTGTGCTGCTTTGTGGACACGAGGCTAAGATTTATAAGGTTGAGCGTGATGAGCGCTTGATTGAGTCCATCATGAAGCATGAGCGTCAGTTCTGGCAATATGTGGAAACAGACACGCCGCCAACCCCTGATCATAGCGAGTCAGCTGCCAAGGCCTTAAAGCTGCTTTATCCAACGCCTAAGCCCTCAAGCAAGGTTGATTTGCGAGATGACGATGGTGCTAATAAGTTATTTGAGCAACTGCTGAGTTATCGTGACTATATGCAAGAGCTAGAGCAGCGTCATGATCAGGTAAAGCACCAGCTGCAAACACTGATTGCCGATAATGAAGTCGCTGTGTTCGATAAAGGCGCAATCTCTTGGAAACGCTCGAAAGATAGTATCAGTTTGGACAGTAAGGCCGTTATCAAAGCGCATCCTGAGCTGTTGGCTAAATTTAGTAAAACCAAGCAAGGTAGTCGCCGCTTCGTTATCTTAAACGACTAA
- a CDS encoding YagK/YfjJ domain-containing protein has product MLYPFTDQSRLTSDVDKLVKNVLFKNLRGKRFQDQLNKLYRPFMSMYYSQGYVNYSQSINALMDSAIIFIGAVHPCDVIWDYEMTQKLITELLSYEDQIRRERYDWIYQEKQNKESLGLYFKNLIENRSRVLVIFIELKYLKDQRQNLSIFDFYNHMKKLRKLISKKSSCFEHLTGYAWALEQGYKNGGFHCHLILTYDNSQTYSDWHKAKTIGEKWQEVTDGVGTYHSSHDAETKRKFAIDGKLGIGRIRRDNPQEVENAFTVAGYLTKSDKYDQKLKVWLPKMQTFGHGEFKEK; this is encoded by the coding sequence ATGTTATACCCCTTTACTGATCAATCTAGACTTACCAGTGATGTCGATAAACTCGTTAAAAATGTATTATTCAAAAATCTTAGAGGTAAACGTTTTCAAGATCAATTGAACAAACTATATCGTCCGTTCATGTCCATGTATTACTCACAAGGTTATGTAAATTACTCTCAGTCTATTAATGCGCTTATGGATAGTGCTATTATTTTTATTGGTGCTGTACATCCTTGTGATGTTATTTGGGATTATGAGATGACACAAAAGCTCATTACAGAGCTTTTGAGCTATGAAGATCAGATTAGGAGAGAGCGTTATGATTGGATTTATCAAGAAAAGCAGAATAAAGAAAGCTTAGGTCTTTACTTTAAAAATCTGATTGAAAACAGATCGAGAGTATTGGTTATCTTTATTGAACTGAAATATTTAAAAGACCAACGCCAAAACTTGAGTATTTTCGATTTTTATAATCATATGAAAAAACTCAGAAAACTCATTAGTAAGAAAAGTTCTTGTTTTGAACACCTAACTGGTTATGCATGGGCATTAGAGCAAGGTTATAAAAATGGTGGCTTTCATTGCCACCTGATTTTAACTTATGATAATTCACAAACATATTCTGACTGGCATAAAGCTAAAACAATAGGTGAGAAGTGGCAAGAGGTCACAGATGGCGTCGGTACTTATCATAGTTCTCACGACGCTGAGACCAAGCGTAAATTTGCAATAGATGGAAAGCTAGGTATTGGCAGAATACGCCGTGATAACCCTCAGGAGGTTGAGAACGCTTTTACTGTGGCAGGGTATTTGACAAAGTCTGACAAATACGATCAAAAACTCAAAGTATGGCTGCCTAAAATGCAAACGTTTGGACATGGTGAATTTAAAGAAAAGTAA
- a CDS encoding DUF932 domain-containing protein yields MAHLIESMAYVGETPWHGLGNELAPKQPIEIWAKQAGMDWRIESSDVSYMANNDKGHNLILPFAEQKVLYRSDNFEPLSVVSQRYQEVQPREILEFYRDLTEQSDFELETAGVLKGGRKLWALARTGQSATLKGKDVSNGYLLLATACDGTLATTAQFTSIRVVCNNTLAISLADGSGGVVKVPHSTSFDADKVKQQLGVSVKQWDEHSYEMKQLSERRVTQAEAANYLSRVFNDQDNDIILFNSAKKEKDAVPNAKAMNQVMNMFNGQGRGADLDAAKDTAYGLLCSITEYVDHERRAMSRDHRLDGAWFGSGAKLKQKGLEESLLMLA; encoded by the coding sequence ATGGCACATTTAATCGAATCAATGGCATACGTTGGCGAAACCCCTTGGCATGGCTTGGGTAATGAGCTGGCTCCCAAGCAGCCTATCGAGATCTGGGCAAAGCAAGCGGGTATGGACTGGCGTATAGAATCCTCAGACGTCAGTTATATGGCAAACAATGACAAAGGTCACAATCTGATTCTGCCCTTTGCAGAGCAGAAGGTGTTGTACCGTAGCGATAACTTCGAGCCGCTATCGGTGGTCAGCCAACGCTATCAAGAAGTACAGCCGCGTGAGATTCTAGAATTCTATCGAGATCTCACTGAGCAATCTGACTTTGAGCTTGAAACGGCAGGCGTACTTAAGGGAGGTCGTAAGCTATGGGCATTAGCCCGTACAGGCCAGTCAGCAACGCTTAAGGGTAAAGATGTCAGTAATGGCTACTTGCTTCTGGCAACCGCTTGTGATGGCACTTTGGCGACCACAGCACAGTTTACATCAATCCGTGTGGTCTGCAATAACACCTTAGCGATTAGCTTAGCGGATGGTTCAGGGGGCGTAGTGAAAGTACCGCATAGCACCTCGTTTGATGCGGACAAGGTCAAGCAGCAATTAGGCGTATCGGTGAAGCAATGGGATGAGCACAGCTATGAGATGAAGCAGTTATCAGAGCGCCGTGTGACCCAAGCAGAAGCAGCCAACTATCTAAGTCGTGTATTCAACGATCAAGACAATGACATCATTCTGTTTAACAGTGCTAAGAAAGAGAAAGATGCCGTGCCCAATGCCAAGGCGATGAATCAAGTGATGAACATGTTTAACGGTCAAGGTCGCGGAGCCGATCTTGATGCTGCCAAAGACACTGCTTATGGCTTGCTATGTAGTATCACCGAATACGTCGATCACGAACGTAGGGCGATGTCGAGAGACCATCGATTAGACGGTGCTTGGTTTGGCTCTGGCGCTAAGCTTAAGCAAAAGGGTCTAGAGGAATCGCTACTGATGTTGGCTTAA
- a CDS encoding CBS domain-containing protein — protein MESKIFLLSDIQKRWYFTIKSESYSKWLAETDILHIEWTKEYLKKASIYNNSVRNDKCPKETRSHILASLDLIDHPVSEIMNDNYINYRSSDRKEIIIDKMKRAWSQQKYRSAGKTKKAYHLPLTKKTKAKLEKMAQVQGLSETAMLDILINRFYDLDYVDVDGKELY, from the coding sequence TTGGAGTCTAAAATATTTTTACTAAGTGATATACAGAAAAGATGGTATTTTACTATTAAGAGTGAAAGCTATTCTAAATGGCTAGCTGAAACCGATATATTACATATAGAATGGACTAAAGAGTATTTAAAAAAGGCTAGTATTTATAATAACTCAGTAAGAAATGATAAATGTCCAAAGGAAACGAGGAGCCATATTTTGGCTTCTTTGGATCTTATAGATCATCCAGTATCTGAGATTATGAATGATAATTATATTAATTACAGATCAAGCGATCGTAAAGAAATAATTATTGATAAAATGAAACGAGCTTGGAGCCAGCAAAAATACCGAAGCGCTGGTAAAACAAAAAAGGCGTATCACCTACCACTGACAAAAAAAACCAAAGCTAAATTAGAGAAAATGGCGCAAGTACAAGGGCTGTCAGAGACAGCCATGCTTGATATATTAATTAATCGCTTTTATGACCTAGATTACGTCGATGTTGATGGCAAGGAGTTATACTAA
- a CDS encoding tyrosine-type recombinase/integrase encodes MLSDAKIRKLKPTDNCTPARPDKYSDQQGLQLLVRSSGTKTWISAYRFDGKQQKTTLGAYPQISLAEARIANSDIKALVTSGINPKNKKRQDKLANEQAKMFNDYALEWLEERERNVKPRTYQQDYNRMHKDVIPSFNGIALRDVTFEDCKFMADQIENRTTDEGSPPREVTRRTIDLITNILRRAKRERLIDTIHTEGLKELYPKAKSQHMKHVDLKELPKLLQDIESYHGHDQTRLAMKFLAYSFCRTIELRMMKWEHIDFPNRLWRVDIDNLKIARKHVVPLSDQMLAVLEEMKTITGQYEYVFYNTGMHQPYSAEFINNALDIIGYAGKQTGHGFRHIASTNLNELGYMGDAIEKQMAHDKKSSIRAVYNHAQHLEERRKIMQVWADFLDLLRGTGEVVDFQTARLQIEQSLKSKQPNLLQNADKQDLIKALLNQGITADELQGYINKR; translated from the coding sequence AGCTATTAGTACGTAGCTCAGGAACGAAGACTTGGATAAGCGCATATCGTTTTGATGGTAAGCAGCAGAAAACTACTTTAGGTGCATACCCACAGATAAGCTTAGCAGAAGCAAGAATAGCGAACTCTGATATCAAAGCTTTAGTAACTAGTGGGATCAATCCCAAGAATAAAAAACGTCAAGATAAGCTTGCAAATGAGCAAGCTAAAATGTTCAATGATTATGCGCTTGAATGGCTAGAGGAGCGTGAGCGCAACGTAAAGCCTCGCACCTACCAGCAAGACTACAACCGTATGCACAAAGACGTCATACCTAGCTTTAATGGTATAGCTTTGAGGGATGTGACCTTTGAAGACTGTAAATTCATGGCAGATCAGATAGAGAATAGGACAACCGATGAAGGCTCACCCCCAAGAGAAGTAACTAGACGTACGATTGACCTTATTACTAATATTCTTAGGAGAGCTAAGAGAGAGCGCTTAATCGATACGATTCATACGGAGGGCCTCAAAGAGCTTTATCCTAAAGCCAAAAGCCAGCACATGAAGCACGTTGACCTTAAAGAGCTACCCAAACTCCTGCAAGATATTGAGAGCTATCATGGTCACGATCAGACACGCCTAGCCATGAAGTTTCTAGCCTACTCTTTCTGTCGCACTATCGAGCTGCGTATGATGAAGTGGGAACACATCGACTTTCCCAACCGCCTATGGCGGGTCGATATTGATAACCTAAAAATCGCGCGTAAGCACGTCGTTCCCTTATCTGATCAAATGCTAGCAGTACTAGAGGAGATGAAAACAATTACGGGTCAATATGAATACGTGTTCTACAATACAGGCATGCACCAGCCTTATAGCGCAGAGTTCATTAATAATGCGCTAGACATAATTGGATATGCGGGTAAACAAACTGGGCATGGCTTCCGCCACATCGCCTCAACTAACTTAAACGAGCTTGGTTACATGGGTGATGCAATCGAAAAGCAGATGGCGCATGATAAAAAAAGCAGTATTCGCGCAGTTTATAACCACGCGCAGCACTTAGAAGAGCGTCGTAAGATTATGCAAGTTTGGGCAGACTTTTTAGACCTGCTCAGAGGTACAGGCGAGGTCGTAGACTTTCAGACAGCGCGGCTGCAAATTGAACAGTCCCTGAAAAGTAAGCAGCCTAACTTGTTACAAAACGCTGATAAGCAGGATCTGATTAAAGCATTGTTAAATCAAGGAATCACAGCAGATGAGCTACAAGGATATATTAATAAGCGTTAG